The Salminus brasiliensis chromosome 8, fSalBra1.hap2, whole genome shotgun sequence genome has a window encoding:
- the LOC140561231 gene encoding uncharacterized protein, which produces MAEQTGLTSLDNLLLQLVLRTRELSQKKEELKQQIEMYRSSIQDRTKYIDETRKSIKKLEEEILQKQKTVECFKENVKSLRGTNNLLLQYEKTLETELERRQESCNRDMKVFQERIDNYRNIFQQYKEEYSQNPLAKKLLNIQAKNEELEKSIQAKEEEIIAKEKELKDLRETEQEAEMEEKAVEHNQDRADGCDEYNASQVGTLGSTVWTKPYLSCEQIEDAEQKQQQKATDVGSNMNTSYGPDIMEEMMKGMEVEDQQEGEGTANEESTNDGAAPSSPVRMTAMLNTPTFSLNSSPSNSPSHQQSSEASAFVFSLNSGPSTPGFSGFGCNFDVGSNQSEKSPETKLPGFLFDELESRPDEEFAFSFCAKSPQPSSSSQEPGTGGTGEVFPFSFSFGKF; this is translated from the exons ATGGCTGAACAGACGGGGTTAACAAGTCTGGACAATCTCCTGTTGCAGTTAG ttCTAAGGACTCGAGAATTATCCCAGAAGAAGGAGGAGTTGAAACAGCAAATTGAAA TGTATAGGTCCAGCATACAAGACAGGACGAAGTACATCGATGAAACTCGGAAGAGTATCAAGAAACTAGAGGAAGAAATCTTGCAGAAACAGAAAACTGTGgagtgttttaaagaaaatgtGAAGAG TCTTCGTGGAACGAATAACCTTCTTCTTCAGTATGAAAAGACACTGGAAACGGAGCTAGAAAGGAGGCAGGAGAGCTGTAATCGGGACAT GAAGGTGTTCCAGGAGAGAATTGATAACTACAGGAACATATTTCAGCAGTACAAAGAGGAATATTCCCAGAATCCCCTGGCTAAAAAACTCCTAAACATTCAGGCGAAGAACGAAGAACTGGAGAAAAGCATTCAAGCTAAAGAGGAGGAAATCATTGCAAAAGAGAAAGAGCTAAAAGATCTACGAG AAACAGAGCAAGAAGCTGAAATGGAAGAAAAGGCTGTGGAGCACAACCAGGACCGAGCAGATGGCTGTGATGAGTATAATGCATCTCAAGTGGGCACACTTGGCAGCACCGTTTGGACAAAGCCATATTTAAGTTGTG AACAAATTGAAGATGCAGAGCAGAAACAGCAACAGAAAGCAACTGACGTG GGCAGCAATATGAATACCTCCTATGGGCCTGATAtcatggaagaaatgatgaaggGGATGGAGGTTGAAGACCAGCAGGAAGGTGAAGGAACTGCTAATGAGGAGAGCACTAATGACGGAGCAGCCCCATCATCTCCTGTCAGAATGACGGCAATGCTAAACACCCCAACATTCTCTCTGAA TAGCAGTCCCAGTAATTCACCTAGCCACCAGCAGAGTTCAGAAGCATCAGCCTTCGTTTTCTCCCTGAACTCTGGTCCAAGTACACCAGGGTTTTCTGGATTCGGCTGCAACTTTGATGTGGGGTCAAATCAAAGCGAG AAGTCCCCAGAAACAAAGTTACCAG gTTTTCTGTTTGATGAGTTAGAGAGTCGTCCAGACGAGGAGTTTGCATTCTCTTTTTGTGCCAAGAGCCCTCAGCCCAGCTCCTCCAGCCAAGAGCCAGGCACTGGAGGGACTGGAGAGGTCTTCCCTTTCTCCTTCAGCTTCGGGAAGTTTTAA
- the tmem169b gene encoding transmembrane protein 169 translates to MEQVEQSGRESPQLTSIRSDASEATVEDGNAGTSTRRKRRKREPRPESIIVYRSDTERGDGEERGGDVEGTERSSEEGAKFLTTPTSEGAWNLPPDSRYVTLTGTITRGKKKGQMVDIHVTLTEKELREMAKSKERLDAECEAGKGAKRSCGLGFCQGPHVVLWSLSCAPIVFLLSFITSFYYGTLTWYNVFLVYNEERTFWHKITICPFLIIFYPMLIMAVSLSLGLYSAVVQVSWAFSEWWLSVKDLEKGFCGWACGKLGLEDCSPYSIVELLDSDTISGSLQGKGLGECVQTSSV, encoded by the exons ATGGAGCAAGTGGAGCAGTCAGGGAGAGAAAGCCCTCAGCTAACATCCATACGGTCAGATGCTTCAGAAGCCACGGTGGAGGACGGAAATGCTGGAACCAGCACCCGGAGGAAGCGCAGGAAGAGAGAGCCAAGACCAGAGTCCATCATTGTGTACCGCTCcgacacagagagaggagatggagaggagCGTGGAGGAGATGTGGAAGGAACCGAGAGGAGCTCGGAGGAAGGGGCCAAGTTCCTCACCACCCCAACGAGCGAAG GAGCCTGGAACCTACCTCCAGATAGCCGCTATGTGACGCTAACGGGCACAATCACACGTGGGAAGAAAAAGGGCCAAATGGTGGACATTCATGTAACACTAACTGAGAAAGAGTTGCGTGAGATGGCCAAGTCCAAAGAGCGCCTGGACGCTGAATGTGAAGCAGGGAAAGGAGCCAAGCGCTCCTGTGGTTTGGGGTTTTGTCAGGGTCCTCACGTGGTGCTGTGGAGCCTCTCTTGTGCTCCCATAgtcttcctcctctccttcaTTACCTCGTTTTACTACGGCACACTCACCTGGTACAACGTGTTCCTGGTGTACAACGAGGAGAGGACGTTTTGGCACAAAATCACCATTTGCCCGTTTCTCATCATCTTCTACCCCATGCTCATCATGGCAGTGTCTTTGTCTCTGGGGTTGTATTCAGCTGTGGTGCAGGTGTCCTGGGCGTTTAGTGAGTGGTGGCTATCGGTGAAGGACTTGGAGAAGGGTTTCTGCGGCTGGGCCTGTGGGAAGCTGGGGCTGGAGGACTGCTCTCCATACAGCATTGTAGAACTTCTCGACTCGGACACCATCTCTGGGAGCCTGCAGGGAAAAGGACTAGGAGAGTGTGTGCAAACGTCCTCTGTGTGA